Proteins encoded in a region of the Vicia villosa cultivar HV-30 ecotype Madison, WI linkage group LG5, Vvil1.0, whole genome shotgun sequence genome:
- the LOC131603759 gene encoding probable serine/threonine-protein kinase PBL17: protein MCVNAVSVRSRFMGICFSIEEKHVSHSDSKPKPNSISTDSVGNVSAARTTPLGTGSMNIKELREGAGYSNVLIFTYNELRLATKQFRPDFILGEGGFGVVYKGVIDDSVRAGYKSTEVAIKELNREGFQGDREWLAEVNYLGQFSHPNLVKLFGFCCEDEHRLLVYEYMASGSLEKHLFRRAGSTLTWSKRMKIALHAARGLAFLHGAERPIIYRDFKTSNILLDADFNAKLSDFGLAKDGPMGDQTHVSTRVMGTYGYAAPEYVMTGHLTARSDVYGFGVVLLELLIGRRALDKSRPSREHNLVEWARPLLNHNKKLLKILDPKIEGQYSSKTATKAAQLAYQCLSQNPKGRPLMSQVVEILESFQSSGGNEEDQILQSGGSSITLYEVPKSSKDTPT from the exons ATGTGTGTAAACGCGGTTTCTGTTAGATCCAGATTCATGGGGATTTGCTTCAGCATTGAAGAAAAACACGTTTCCCATTCCGATTCTAAACCTAAACCTAATTCCATTTCCACTG ATTCGGTTGGAAATGTATCCGCTGCACGAACGACTCCATTAGGTACTGGTTCGATGAATATCAAAGAACTTCGAGAAGGTGCTGGATACAGCAACGTGCTTATTTTTACCTATAACGAATTGAGGCTTGCGACGAAGCAGTTTCGGCCTGATTTTATACTTGGAGAAGGTGGATTTGGTGTTGTGTATAAAGGTGTTATTGATGATAGTGTAAGAGCGGGTTATAAATCCACTGAAGTCGCTATTAAGGAACTTAATCGCGAAGGGTTTCAAGGCGATAGGGAATGGCTT GCTGAGGTTAATTATTTGGGTCAATTCAGTCACCCGAATCTTGTGAAGCTCTTTGGATTCTGCTGTGAGGATGAACACCGCTTGTTGGTCTATGAATACATGGCTAGTGGGAGCTTGGAGAAACATCTTTTTCGTA GAGCCGGCTCAACATTGACTTGGTCAAAAAGAATGAAGATTGCTTTGCATGCTGCAAGAGGGCTTGCTTTTCTTCATGGTGCAGAAAGGCCCATCATATATCGTGACTTTAAGACTTCAAATATCTTACTAGACGCG GATTTCAATGCAAAGCTTTCAGACTTTGGCCTTGCGAAGGATGGACCGATGGGGGACCAAACACATGTTTCAACACGAGTGATGGGCACATATGGATATGCTGCTCCGGAGTATGTCATGACTG GGCATTTGACTGCTCGAAGTGATGTGTATGGTTTTGGGGTGGTGCTACTTGAATTGCTTATTGGCAGGAGAGCACTAGATAAGAGCAGGCCTAGCCGAGAGCACAACTTGGTTGAGTGGGCACGACCGCTATTGAATCATAACAAAAAACTTCTGAAAATTTTAGACCCGAAAATAGAAGGGCAATATTCAAGTAAAACAGCAACAAAGGCAGCCCAATTAGCATATCAATGTCTTAGCCAAAACCCGAAAGGCAGACCTCTAATGAGCCAGGTGGTTGAAATCCTTGAAAGCTTTCAGTCAAGTGGGGGAAATGAGGAAGATCAAATCCTTCAAAGTGGTGGTAGCAGTATAACTCTTTATGAGGTTCCAAAGAGCAGCAAAGATACTCCAACTTAG